TGTAGTAGAATCTCCTATTCTGTATGCTACCTGAGTAAGCTCTGGAGATAAACCAAGCTGCATAAACATAGGAACAAATATAGGAGCCATTATAGCCCATTTAGCAGAGTCTACAGCTATAAATATATTGATAAATGCTGTTACTATAATAAATGAAACTATTAAAGGAATTCCAACAAAACCTATTGATTTTAAGAAATTAGCACCAGTTACAGAAAGTATTATTCCAACATTTGAATAATTAAAATAATCAACAAACTGAGCAGCAAAAAATAACAACACTAAAAATCCAGATATAGTAGAKATAGTTTTTACCATTAAAGCTACAACCTCTTTATCAGATTTTACA
Above is a window of Brachyspira sp. SAP_772 DNA encoding:
- a CDS encoding AbgT family transporter, with amino-acid sequence YFMFVSTFLITIIGTIVTDKIIEPRLXKYQPDENSVVADIEANEKRGMLXAIISFIIYVAIILALVLPKNGILRNPETGGILQSPFMSGIIIMMMFAFLIPGLFYGIGAGTVKSDKEVVALMVKTISTISGFLVLLFFAAQFVDYFNYSNVGIILSVTGANFLKSIGFVGIPLIVSFIIVTAFINIFIAVDSAKWAIMAPIFVPMFMQLGLSPELTQVAYRIGDSTT